From the genome of Streptomyces sp. NBC_01260, one region includes:
- a CDS encoding DUF6415 family natural product biosynthesis protein, whose amino-acid sequence MHTSAHTVLYDPDGLIEAELPLDRESYECLVTAVLAWTGEDTLTTRDLEQIALQLTGHARAVAADVRRRADQLPKDSGPKALADVVLREAEGRLSTMIEGTVRCAQSRARLVRALYARLDRLETATGQPAAPSADQGVSPSHTHGPPGRLKVGP is encoded by the coding sequence GTGCACACCAGCGCCCACACGGTCCTGTACGACCCCGACGGCCTCATCGAGGCGGAGCTCCCGCTCGACCGCGAGTCGTACGAGTGTCTCGTCACGGCCGTCCTCGCATGGACCGGGGAGGACACGCTCACCACCCGAGACCTGGAGCAGATCGCCCTCCAGCTCACAGGTCACGCCCGCGCGGTCGCCGCCGACGTCCGCCGCCGCGCCGACCAGCTGCCCAAGGACAGCGGGCCGAAGGCACTCGCCGACGTCGTCCTGCGTGAGGCGGAAGGCCGGCTGTCCACGATGATCGAGGGCACCGTCCGCTGCGCCCAGAGCCGTGCGCGGCTTGTTCGTGCCCTCTACGCACGCCTGGACCGCCTGGAGACCGCAACCGGTCAGCCTGCCGCGCCCTCAGCCGATCAGGGCGTGTCACCCTCCCATACCCACGGACCGCCAGGACGGCTGAAGGTAGGCCCGTAG